In one Fusarium falciforme chromosome 5, complete sequence genomic region, the following are encoded:
- a CDS encoding Complex1-LYR-dom domain-containing protein, with translation MSVVATLKGDMPQQVRSLYRQLLRQGEQFAAYNFREYAKRRTRDAFREHKDEQDPRKVQELVQHGLKELQGMKRQTVISQFYQLDRLVVEGGISGKQTGKHGGIVRQKEQGYD, from the exons ATGTCTGTTGTTGCAACTCTCAAGGGCGACATGCCGCAGCAAGTACGATCACTC TACCGCCAATTATTACGGCAAGGCGAACAATTCGCCGCGTACAACTTCCGCGAGTATGCGAAGCGACGGACGAGGGATGCGTTCCGAGAGCACAAGGACGAGCAGGATCCGCGAAAGGTGCAGGAGCTGGTTCAACATGGTTTGAAGGAGCTTCAGGGCATGAAA AGGCAAACAGTCATTAGCCAGTTCTACCAGCTGGATCGGTTAGTCGTCGAGGGTGGGATCTCG GGCAAGCAGACGGGCAAGCATGGAGGGATCGTGAGGCAGAAGGAGCAGGG TTACGACTGA
- a CDS encoding ER membrane protein complex subunit 1, with protein MRLSLQPLLLLGLSSLGAAVFQDEVGHIDFHHALVGVPQVETTFFHRPRKQDKASLLYTLSDVGVIGAVNPSNGALVWRQQISDDISNGGGFLRAAEGEHWVAAAHGARVQAWDALTGRNVWHNEFKGEVKDLEILELTESSRKDVLVLFEENGSTVLRRIHGTLGQVVWEFREVAKNIPLQVSTDISKIYVVSLHGSPSSYSLKVTALDTVSGTRLDDLSIGTKGDVHGPKDVMFVGANSAAPILAWTDAGLSKLKVNVLGSKTTQELKLPAEAVSVTIHAPHLVQSQPHFLVHTRTKTGNKADVYHTNLKSNQVSKAYELPHLSGLGAISTSSEGANVYFARITDDETLIVSSESHAVLARWPTKPAGDIEAVHAVAEVLKKPGGEGFAVRAAALTKSEDWVLVRNGEIAWKRPEGLSAAVAAVWADVPGSENLAKVLEQEAHTNPIEAYIHRVTRHIDDLQYLPDYLASLPERFITSIFGGEPVSKKEGLHRDTFGFNKLIVLATRRGRMYGLSTEHNGQIVWSKSVLPQLPGETLDVKGIYAKDEGIVTLRGAKGEYVAIKSDTGDVVEVMPPGSLPPVSSTVVVDSASGKWLLPIGVNGEAGPIPAGWTPDQTIVIRGEGDVLKGVKFVEENNKVSEEEVWQLQLFPGQTIVDIAKPSTHDPVASIGRVLADRRVSYKYLNPNTIVVAAANKAESTLSVQLVDTVSGQVLASSSYTGVDSTKPISCTMAENWYACTFFGQYTLEDGTKRSIKGYQIVVSDLYESSSPNDRGPLGDAVNFSSLKPVDTPSGPPLPWVEEQAYVLSQPLDSLAVTQTRQGIANRQVLGYLPESHGIVGLSRQILDPRRPVGRDSTPAEKEAEGLIKYTPGIEIDPKSVVSHQRNVLGVKGIVASPAIVESTSLVVAYGLDVFGTRVAPSGVFDILGNGFNKATLVTTVVALLGGVLFLSPMVRRKQINRRWEGL; from the exons ATGCGGCTATCACTACAGCCACTGCTCCTCCTGGGGCTCTCGTCCCTCGGCGCCGCCGTGTTCCAGGATGAGGTCGGCCACATCGATTTCCACCACGCGCTCGTCGGCGTCCCCCAGGTCGAGACCACCTTCTTCCACCGGCCGAGAAAGCAGGACAAGGCGAGCCTGCTCTACACACTCAGCGACGTCGGCGTCATCGGCGCCGTGAATCCCAGTAACGGCGCGCTCGTCTGGCGCCAGCAGATCTCGGATGACATCTCCAATGGCGGCGGCTTCTTGCGCGCTGCTGAGGGGGAGCACTGGGTTGCTGCTGCACATGGCGCGCGCGTCCAGGCTTGGGATGCTTTGACGGGCCGCAATGTCTGGCACAACGAATTCAAGGGCGAGGTCAAGGATCTGGAGATTCTGGAGTTGACTGAGAGCTCGAGGAAGGATGTCTTGGTTCTGTTTGAGGAGAACGGCTCGACGGTTCTGCGACGTATACACGGCACCCTCGGCCAGGTTGTCTGGGAGTTCCGCGAGGTGGCCAAGAACATCCCTCTGCAGGTTTCCACCGACATCTCAAAGATCTACGTCGTCAGCCTCCACGGATCCCCCTCGTCCTACAGCCTCAAGGTCACTGCTCTCGATACCGTGTCTGGAACGCGCCTAGACGACCTGTCGATTGGAACCAAGGGTGATGTCCACGGACCCAAGGACGTCATGTTTGTTGGCGCCAACTCGGCGGCGCCCATCCTCGCGTGGACTGATGCCGGCCtgtccaagctcaaggtcaacGTCCTGGGCAGCAAGACGACCCAGGAGCTCAAGCTCCCCGCCGAGGCCGTCTCTGTCACAATCCATGCCCCGCATCTTGTTCAGTCGCAGCCGCACTTCCTCGTCCACACTCGAACCAAGACGGGCAACAAGGCTGATGTTTATCACACCAACTTGAAGAGCAACCAGGTCTCCAAGGCTTACGAGCTGCCTCACCTGTCTGGCCTCGGCGCCATCTCGACCAGCTCTGAGGGAGCCAACGTTTACTTTGCTCGTATCACTGACGATGAGACTCTGATTGTGTCTTCTGAGTCGCATGCTGTTCTTGCCCGATGGCCCACCAAGCCTGCTGGCGATATTGAGGCCGTCCACGCCGTTGCTGAGGTTCTCAAGAAGCCCGGCGGTGAAGGATTCGCTGTCAGAGCTGCCGCCCTTACCAAGTCGGAGGATTGGGTCCTTGTGCGCAATGGCGAGATCGCCTGGAAGCGCCCTGAAGGCCTCAGCGCTGCCGTTGCTGCCGTGTGGGCCGATGTTCCTGGCAGCGAGAACCTCGCCAAGGTCCTTGAGCAGGAGGCTCACACCAACCCCATTGAGGCCTACATTCACCGCGTCACCCGCCACATTGACGACCTTCAATACCTCCCCGACTACCTGGCTTCTCTCCCTGAGCGCTTCATCACTAGTATTTTCGGTGGTGAGCCCGTTAGTAAGAAGGAGGGTCTTCACCGGGATACATTTGGCTTCAACaagctcatcgtcctcgcGACTCGACGTGGCCGCATGTATGGACTCAGCACTGAGCACAACGGCCAGATTGTCTGGTCTAAATCTGTCCTTCCTCAGCTCCCTGGCGAGACTCTGGACGTCAAGGGCATCTATGCCAAGGATGAGGGCATTGTCACTCTTCGTGGAGCCAAGGGCGAATACGTTGCTATCAAGAGCGACACTGGCGATGTTGTCGAGGTGATGCCCCCTGGATCGCTGCCTCCTGTGTCCAGCACCGTCGTTGTCGACAGCGCATCTGGCAAGTGGCTGCTCCCCATTGGCGTCAACGGTGAGGCCGGACCTATTCCTGCTGGCTGGACTCCTGATCAGACCATCGTCATCCGAGGCGAGGGAGATGTCCTCAAGGGCGTTAAGTTTGTCGAGGAGAACAACAAGGTTTCTGAGGAGGAAGTTTGGCAACTTCAGCTCTTCCCTGGACAGACCATTGTTGATATTGCCAAGCCTTCGACCCACGATCCCGTGGCTTCTATTGGCCGTGTCCTGGCGGACCGTCGCGTCAGCTACAAGTACCTCAACCCCAACACGATCGTGGTGGCTGCCGCCAATAAGGCTGAGTCCACCCTGTCAGTTCAGCTGGTTGATACCGTTTCGGGCCAGGTTCTGGCCTCTTCATCGTATACCGGCGTCGACTCGACTAAGCCCATCTCTTGCACCATGGCTGAGAACTGGTATGCATGCACCTTCTTCGGGCAGTATACTCTCGAAGATGGCACCAAGCGATCCATCAAGGGATACCAGATCGTTGTATCTGATCTCTATGAGTCATCCTCGCCTAACGACCGTGGTCCTCTTGGCGATGCTGTTAACTTTTCATCGCTTAAGCCTGTGGACACGCCGAGTGGACCTCCTCTGCCTTGGGTTGAGGAGCAGGCTTATGTTCTCTCTCAGCCGCTCGACTCTCTTGCTGTGACGCAGACTCGACAGGGTATTGCCAACCGTCAGGTTCTGGGTTACCTTCCTGAGTCTCACGGCATCGTCGGTCTGTCTCGTCAGATCCTCGATCCCCGACGACCCGTCGGCCGAGACTCGACCCCagctgagaaggaggctgagggtCTCATCAAGTACACGCCAGGCATCGAGATCGACCCCAAGTCGGTGGTCTCGCATCAGCGAAACGTGCTGGGCGTCAAGGGCATCGTTGCATCGCCAGCCATCGTGGAGAGCACGAGTCTGGTGGTGGCTTATGGGTTGGACGTGTTTGGCACTCGGGTTGCGCCGAGTGGAGTGTTTGATATTCTTGGAAACGGCTTCAACAAGGCGACACTGGTGACAACCGTGGTGGCGCTACTGGGCGGCGTTTTGTTTCTGTCGCCCATG GTACGGAGAAAGCAAATCAACCGGAGATGGGAGGGACTGTAG
- a CDS encoding Metallophos domain-containing protein: MVLRSRALAASSALAAVAHAAQPGAVQPVPGPMRDLTWGQINFIHTTDTHGWLGGHLQEAQYSADWGDYISFTQHMRKQADDKGADVIVIDTGDRVEGNGLYDASTPKGLYQYGIYAEADVDIICTGNHELYKHYSADKEHNTTVPNFEGKYLASNLDYIDFETGDRAPQAQRYRKFKTKNQGLEVVAFGFIFDFTGNANNTVVQPVAETIKEEWFQKAIRENPDLFVVIGHVGLRMEEFKTIFTAIRKQNWHIPIAFFGGHAHVRDAVKYDSKAFAIASGRYLETIGWMSIDGIKKQDTKEVEAAASPTFTRRYIDSNLYGLHYHTGLNESTFPTEQGQKVTGMITNARKALNLDHKFGCAPKTLWMNRAKYPGEDNIYSWITDEVLPDIITREDRKDKPRIAITNTGGVRFDIFKGAFTRDSTFAISPFTSGFRYIPDVPYKIASEVIDVLNSLERILSEQGADTKFLGLPQQMFPIPATVSQARKGEEDKEGRLELRSFDDKPNLTAGYTTEDDVGADGDDTIHEPVKSYHLPNCVQAEIAFPESGKPETVDLVYLDFIQPWLLDALKFLGGEYNKDSVEQYIDGTWTYHMTEWISKNWKGNC, encoded by the exons ATGGTCTTGCGGAGTAGAGCTTTGGCTGCTAGCTCAGCGCTTGCCGCTGTTGCTCATGCCGCTCAGCCGGGAGCTGTCCAGCCTGTCCCAGGTCCCATGAGAGACCTCACCTGGGGTCAGATCAACTTCATTCACACAACTGATACCCATGGCTGGCTTGGGGGTCATCTCCAAGA AGCTCAGTACTCGGCCGATTGGGGAGACTACATCTCCTTCACCCAGCACATGCGCAAGCAGGCCGATGACAAGGGAGCGGATGTGATAGTCATCGATACCGGCGACCGAGTCGAGGGAAACGGTCTCTACGATGCTTCAACGCCCAAGGGCCTCTACCAATACGGCATCTACGCCGAAGCCGACGTCGATATCATCTGCACTGGCAACCACGAGCTCTACAAGCATTACTCGGCCGACAAAGAACATAATACTACAGTCCCCAACTTCGAGGGCAAATACCTCGCCTCCAACCTCGATTACATTGACTTTGAGACTGGCGATCGCGCCCCTCAAGCTCAGCGCTACCGCAAGTTCAAGACAAAGAACCAGGGCCTCGAAGTTGTGGCTTTTGGCTTCATCTTTGACTTTACCGGCAACGCAAACAACACCGTCGTCCAACCTGTGGCGGAGACGATCAAAGAGGAATGGTTCCAGAAGGCGATCCGCGAGAACCCCGATCTCTTTGTTGTTATTGGTCATGTTGGTCTCCGCATGGAGGAATTCAAGACCATCTTTACCGCCATTCGCAAGCAGAATTGGCACATTCCTATCGCCTTCTTTGGCGGTCATGCTCATGTTCGTGACGCTGTCAAATATGACTCCAAGGCCTTTGCCATTGCCAGTGGCCGATATCTGGAGACAATTGGATGGATGTCTATCGACGGCATTAAGAAGCAAGACaccaaggaggtcgaggccgCAGCTTCTCCCACCTTTACTCGCCGATACATTGACAGCAACCTGTACGGACTTCACTACCACACTGGCCTGAACGAATCAACGTTCCCTACTGAGCAGGGCCAGAAAGTCACTGGGATGATCACCAATGCCCGCAAGGCGCTCAATCTCGACCACAAGTTTGGGTGCGCACCAAAGACCTTGTGGATGAACCGAGCCAAGTACCCAGGCGAGGACAACATCTACAGCTGGATCACCGACGAAGTCCTCCCAGACATCATTACGCGCGAAGATCGCAAAGACAAGCCAAGAATCGCCATTACCAACACGGGTGGCGTCAGGTTCGACATCTTCAAGGGCGCCTTTACCCGAGACAGCACTTTCGCCATCAGCCCCTTTACTAGCGGATTCCGATACATCCCGGATGTGCCATACAAGATTGCTTCCGAGGTGATTGATGtgctcaacagcctcgagAGGATCTTGTCAGAGCAGGGTGCTGACACCAAGTTCCTGGGTCTCCCCCAGCAAATGTTCCCCATCCCTGCTACTGTCTCTCAGGCCAGAAAGGGTGAGGAAGATAAGGAAGGTCGTTTGGAACTCCGCAGCTTTGATGACAAGCCAAATCTTACCGCCGGTTACACCACCGAGGATGACGTTGGTGCTGACGGCGACGACACGATTCATGAGCCTGTCAAGTCGTACCACCTTCCCAACTGTGTGCAGGCCGAGATTGCCTTCCCCGAGAGCGGCAAGCCTGAGACGGTGGATCTTGTTTACCTCGACTTTATCCAGCCATGGCTTCTGGATGCGCTCAAGTTCCTGGGCGGCGAGTACAACAAGGACAGCGTCGAGCAGTATATCGATGGCACTTGGACATATCACATGACGGAGTGGATTAGCAAGAACTGGAAGGGTAACTGCTAG
- a CDS encoding Galactose oxidase, which translates to MWPLILTLCLAGLFWGEAMAIVIPAQNSTKVKVQMEHLSLRATGPLGTAISRNNWKVTCDSDNPDSDNACQKAIDGDVNSFWHTAWFEDTSKDPTLPHTLTVDMKTVQNVNGISALPRQDGTTHGWIASHNIFLSTDGKNWGSPVATGTWYADGTEKFSNFETKRARYIRIVAITEAYDGPWTSIAEFNVYKAASYTAPKTGVGIWGPTLDFPIVPVAGAVDPGTGKVLVWSSYYHDTMNGSPGGMTLTSLWDPETGIITQREVFETNHDMFCPGISMDGTGQIVVTGGNSAARTSTWDPVKNQWVSGPDMKISRGYQSSATTSNGKVFTIGGSWSGGEDFKPGEIFNPSSRKWTLLPNAKVQPMLTADAQGLFRSDNHAWLFGWKGETIFQAGPSSAMNWYYTQGKGNVKPAGKRQSSRGVDPDSMCGNAVMFDAVKGKIVTFGGTPNYQDSYATTNAHIITIGAPGTQANAAFASNGMYYPRVFHTSVLLPDGTVFITGGQEYAIPFEDSTPQLTPELYVPDSDAFIKQQPNSIIRTYHSISILLPDARVFNGGGGLCGDCSTNHFDAQIFTPSYLLTKDGKPAARPKIVSVSVTTIKVGGSITVTTGGAINTASLIRYGTATHTVNTDQRRIPLTLTGTGKNKYSFKVPSDSGIALPGYWMLFVMNSAGVPSVAATIKVTT; encoded by the coding sequence ATGTGGCCCCTCATCTTGACCCTATGCCTGGCCGGCTTGTTCTGGGGCGAGGCTATGGCAATCGTCATCCCAGCACAGAACTcgaccaaggtcaaggtgcaGATGGAGCACTTGAGTCTGCGGGCAACTGGACCTCTCGGAACGGCCATTAGTCGAAATAACTGGAAGGTTACCTGCGACAGCGACAACCCAGACTCGGATAATGCCTGCCAAAAGGCCATCGACGGGGATGTAAACAGCTTTTGGCACACGGCTTGGTTTGAGGACACAAGCAAAGACCCAACGCTTCCACACACACTTACGGTCGACATGAAGACTGTACAAAACGTCAATGGTATCTCTGCTCTTCCTCGACAAGACGGTACTACACACGGATGGATCGCAAGTCACAACATCTTCCTCAGCACAGATGGGAAAAACTGGGGTTCTCCTGTTGCGACAGGAACATGGTATGCAGACGGCACCGAGAAGTTTTCAAACTTTGAGACGAAACGCGCTCGATACATACGCATAGTCGCCATCACCGAGGCATACGACGGTCCCTGGACGAGCATCGCCGAGTTCAACGTGTATAAGGCTGCTTCTTACACTGCACCCAAGACTGGGGTGGGAATTTGGGGACCCACACTCGACTTTCCTATAGTTCCTGTTGCTGGAGCTGTTGATCCGGGGACTGGAAAGGTTTTGGTTTGGTCTTCATATTATCACGATACCATGAATGGCTCTCCCGGTGGTATGACACTGACGTCGCTCTGGGATCCAGAAACGGGCATCATCACACAGAGGGAAGTCTTTGAAACCAACCACGACATGTTCTGCCCTGGTATCTCCATGGACGGAACAGGGCAGATCGTTGTAACGGGTGGTAACAGCGCTGCGAGGACAAGCACTTGGGACCCTGTCAAGAACCAGTGGGTGTCCGGGCCCGACATGAAGATCTCCCGTGGCTATCAATCATCCGCTACCACATCAAACGGCAAGGTCTTCACGATCGGAGGCTCTTGGTCTGGCGGGGAAGACTTCAAACCTGGTGAAATCTTTAATCCAAGCTCGAGGAAGTGGACACTTCTCCCGAATGCCAAGGTCCAGCCTATGCTCACGGCTGATGCCCAGGGGCTTTTTCGTTCCGACAATCATGCATGGTTGTTTGGCTGGAAGGGGGAAACCATCTTCCAGGCCGGTCCTAGTTCTGCCATGAACTGGTACTACACCCAAGGCAAGGGGAATGTCAAACCCGCGGGAAAGAGGCAGTCCAGCCGTGGAGTTGATCCAGACTCTATGTGTGGCAACGCTGTCATGTTTGATGCTGTAAAGGGCAAGATAGTCACATTCGGGGGGACTCCTAATTATCAGGACTCATACGCCACGACAAACGCTCACATTATTACTATCGGCGCCCCCGGGACGCAAGCCAATGCGGCCTTTGCCAGCAACGGCATGTACTACCCTCGCGTCTTTCACACTTCTGTTCTTCTACCAGACGGCACAGTATTCATCACCGGAGGCCAAGAATACGCCATTCCATTCGAAGACTCGACTCCTCAGCTTACGCCGGAACTATACGTTCCTGACAGCGACGCCTTTATCAAACAGCAACCCAACTCCATCATACGAACCTATCACAGCATTTCAATCCTTCTACCCGATGCAAGAGTCTTTAATGGCGGTGGTGGGCTATGTGGTGACTGCTCAACGAATCACTTCGACGCCCAGATCTTCACACCAAGTTACCTCTTGACCAAAGACGGAAAACCAGCCGCCCGACCAAAGATCGTTTCAGTTTCGGTCACGACGATCAAAGTCGGCGGTTCCATCACCGTCACAACGGGCGGAGCTATAAACACTGCCTCGCTGATTAGATATGGAACGGCTACGCATACTGTCAACACTGATCAGCGTCGTATACCCTTGACGTTGACGGGTACTGGGAAGAACAAGTACTCGTTCAAGGTCCCTAGTGACTCAGGCATCGCTCTGCCCGGGTATTGGATGTTGTTTGTCATGAATTCTGCGGGAGTGCCGAGCGTTGCGGCCACCATTAAAGTCACTACTTAG
- a CDS encoding SGNH-hydro domain-containing protein — protein MKFSSAFLYVLSSLGVAQAKKSPYFILTGDSTVAVNGGWGDGFLADLKSPASGVNSGKSGATIPSFRAEGRWNTAIEAVKSHKGDHESIVTIQFGHNDQKTYTLEQYSNNLAGLVNEVKAAGGTPIVITSLTRRTFSGGHVVENLSEWRDAAIAVAKDLNVQYLDLNTASTNYINAIGKENADYYNLSEGDRTHLNPAGEIVFGRLVADLLLEKRPDLKKYVIPNEELSRKLREGEFATGEE, from the exons ATGAAGTTCTCTTCGGCCTTCCTGTATGTGCTGAGCTCACTTGGAGTGGCTCAAGCTAAGAAATCTCCCTACTTTATCCTTACTGGCGACTCAACCGTTGCCGTCAACGGAGGCTGGGGCGATGGCTTCCTGGCCGACTTAAAGAGTCCCGCTTCTGGCGTCAACAGCGGCAAGAGTGGCGCCACGATCCCTTCTTTCCGAGCTGAAGGCCGCTGGAATACTGCCATTGAGGCTGTAAAGAGCCATAAGGGAGACCATGAGTCTATTGTGACTATCCAGTTTGGACACAATGACCAGAAGACGTATACTCTGGAGCAGTACTCGAACAACTTGGCTGGGTTGGTTAACGAGGTCAAGGCAGCTGGAGGAACACCC ATCGTCATTACATCCCTCACCCGCCGTACCTTCAGCGGCGGCCACGTTGTCGAGAACCTCAGCGAGTGGCGAGATGCCGCCATCGCAGTCGCCAAGGATCTCAACGTCCAGTATCTCGACCTGAACACTGCAAGCACCAACTACATCAACGCCATTGGCAAGGAGAACGCCGATTACTACAACCTCAGCGAGGGTGACAGGACCCATCTCAACCCCGCTGGAGAGATTGTCTTTGGCCGTCTGGTTGCTGACTTGCTCCTCGAGAAGAGGCCTGATCTGAAGAAGTATGTCATTCCCAATGAGGAGTTGAGCAGGAAGCTTCGGGAGGGAGAGTTTGCAACTGGAGAGGAATAA
- a CDS encoding HET domain-containing protein, with protein MFCRCYLTKESDRLAAIAGIASQAQPLLNDEYLAGLWKRQLPHGLLWKLQNMVGQDDLIVTSPKKYRGPSWSWASLDFEAANIDILDREGIDRYLVEITEVKIESSTDQIYTNVTGGYIRVLGKLGQVNLPKLEDAEWRGDRGGHHTFEFSLDADDEIDIEEETPYCIPILTHDRANRNPFKSLEVHCLLLQKVETNSTGFRRIGSLQVLLDWEAETIEEFRWITDFARDESPLAQGLDTLMIY; from the exons ATGTTCTGCAGGTGCTACCTCACGAAAGAATCGGATCGTCTTGCTGCCATTGCAGGTATAGCGAGTCAAGCGCAGCCTCTGCTCAATGACGAGTATTTGGCGGGTTTGTGGAAGAGACAGCTCCCTCATGGGTTGCTCTGGAAGCTGCAGAACATGGTAGGACAAGATGATTTGATCGTCACTAGCCCAAAGAAATATCGAG GTCCTTCGTGGAGCTGGGCGTCTCTCGACTTTGAAGCTGCAAATATCGACATCTTGGACCGCGAAGGCATCGACCGGTATTTGGTTGAAATCACCGAGGTGAAAATCGAGAGCAGCACTGATCAGATTTACACCAACGTGACCGGGGGTTATATACGCGTTCTTGGCAAGTTGGGCCAAGTCAACCTCCCCAAGCTCGAAGACGCAGAATGGAGAGGTGATAGGGGCGGACACCATACCTTTGAGTTCTCTCTTGATGCGGATGATGAGATCGATATCGAAGAAGAAACTCCGTATTGTATACCGATATTGACACACGACAGAGCTAATAGGAACCCTTTCAAGAGCCTGGAAGTGCACTGCCTCTTGCTGCAAAAGGTCGAAACAAATTCTACTGGATTCAGAAGGATCGGTAGCCTTCAGGTGCTTCTGGATTGGGAGGCTGAGACTATAGAAGAGTTTCGATGGATCACAGACTTTGCTAGAGATGAAAGTCCCTTGGCACAGGGTTTAGATACGTTGATGATATACTAG